DNA from Variovorax sp. PBL-H6:
CAACCCGATCTTTCTCGGCTCCAGCGCGGCCTACACCGACCTGATCCACAAGCTGGGCGGCAAGGCCATGGACGGCATCTACGCCACGCACACGGTGCAGCACCCCTACCTCGACGAGGCTTCGCCGCCGCTGCGCTTCTGGGCCAACAAGTACAAGACCAAGTTCAACGAGGACCCGACCGTGTTCTCGGTCTACGGCTACATGATCATCGACTCCTTCATCAAGGCCGCGCAGAAGGCCGGGCCCAACCTCAGCACCGACAGCTTCGTGAAGGCCATGGACACCATGACCTTCGAGCCCGACATGTTCGGCGCGCCGAAGAGCACCTATACCGCCACCAAGCGATTGGGCAACGACCTGTCCCGGCTGTCGCAGATCGTGGATGGGCGCTGGAAGGTGGTGTCGGACTACGTGGCACCCTGATGGGGGACAGCAGCGAGGCGTGTTCGACGCTGGAGGAGAATGGGGTCCCCGAAAGAACACATTCCGAGCAACGAGACATGACCGCAGCAAGCCTGGACGAGCTGTTTGCCGAGAACCATTCGCTGCCCTCGGTCCCGAAGGTGGTCCGGGACCTCATCGAAGTCCTGAGCAACGACAACGCCACGCTCTCGCAGGTGGCCCGCAAGATCGATGTGGACCAGGTGCTCACCGCCCGGATGCTGCGCCTGGCCAACTCGCCCTTCTACGGCGTCCGCCGGAAGATCTCGACCATGGAAGAGGCGATCCGGATGCTCGGTCTGTCGTCCATCCGCACGCTGGTCATCAGCGCCAACCTCACGGGGACCTTCAAGAAAGTCCCCCATGTGGACCTGCCGAAGTTCTGGCGCCACAGCCTGCGCGTCGCCTCCGCCGCCCGCCACCTGGCCGGCGCGAGCCGCGCCGCCGACCCGAACCTCGCCTTCACCGTGGGCAGCATGCATGCGATCGGCCACCTGATCATGTGCATCGTCATGCCCGATGAGATGGCGCCGCTCAACAAGGCCTGCCCGATCGACGCCATGGGCAGGCTGGACGCCGAGGAGCAGGCCTTCGGCTACCACTTCGGCGACGTCAGCGCGAAGCTGGCCTCGCGCTGGAATTTCTCCGACGAATTCGTCACGGCGCTGAGCGGTTTCGCGCGGCCGCTGCGAGCGCAGCCCTTCGATGCGCTGGCCGGCGTCGTGCACGTGGCCGCGTGGCGCGTGGCGCTGGACCGCGACGGGCCGGCGCTGTCCGTCGACTTCGAGAGCTGGCCATCGGAGGTCGGGCGAGCGGCCGGCCTCTCGCGGGAAAGCGTCGAGGACATGCCGCCGCCTTCCGAACTTGCCGCCGACCTCGAGCTCATGATCGCCTGAGCCCCGGCCAGGCTGCGTCAGCTTCACCGCACCCACGCACTAGAACTAATGCCCGACGACGGAAATCACGTCCAAGGCGACAAGTTTCAGCGCGGGCCGCTTTTTGCGTCGTCCTTCACACCCATCCGAGCAAGCCCGCGCTTACGATGGCCGCAACCCCCCAGATCGTTATACATGCAAACTTATCCGGATCCTCCCACGCAGCCCGCCACGGAGGCATGGGTGGATCAGCTGCGCATCATCACCGCGGCCGGGCGCTTTCAAGCCGGAGAGGTGTCGGTGCAGCGCGCCATCGGCGAATTGCTGGGCCTCGTGCGCGACCTGCTGAAGCTCGACGTGGTCTTCGTCAGCGAGGTCGTGAACGGCCGCCGCGTCTTTCGCCATATCGAGTCGCAGGACAACGCCTCGCCGATCCGGCCCGGCGACTCCGCACCGCTCGAGCAGACGATCTGCCAGCGCATCCTCGATGGCCGCATGCCGAACGTGGTGCGCGATGTCAGCGCAGTGCGCGACGCGCAAGGGCTGCCGCGCAACTTCGAGGGCATGGGCACGCACATCGGAGTGCCGGTCCGCATGGCCGACGGCACGCTCTACGGCATGTTGTGCGGCTTCAACATGAGCGGCGTGACCGAGCTCGACGAGCGCGATGTGCGGCGCCTCGAAGTGGCCGCGGGAGCGGCGGCGCGCCTGCTGGCGAGCGCGGACGGACGCGAGCACCCGCCTTCCGACCCCGCCCTGGCCTAGCCCGCGGCCTCGGACGCGTCGAAGTCCAGTTCCACCTTGGCGCCGTTGGGGTCATGGCAGAAGAGTTGCCAGATCCCCCCAC
Protein-coding regions in this window:
- a CDS encoding HDOD domain-containing protein, whose protein sequence is MTAASLDELFAENHSLPSVPKVVRDLIEVLSNDNATLSQVARKIDVDQVLTARMLRLANSPFYGVRRKISTMEEAIRMLGLSSIRTLVISANLTGTFKKVPHVDLPKFWRHSLRVASAARHLAGASRAADPNLAFTVGSMHAIGHLIMCIVMPDEMAPLNKACPIDAMGRLDAEEQAFGYHFGDVSAKLASRWNFSDEFVTALSGFARPLRAQPFDALAGVVHVAAWRVALDRDGPALSVDFESWPSEVGRAAGLSRESVEDMPPPSELAADLELMIA
- a CDS encoding GAF domain-containing protein, with protein sequence MQTYPDPPTQPATEAWVDQLRIITAAGRFQAGEVSVQRAIGELLGLVRDLLKLDVVFVSEVVNGRRVFRHIESQDNASPIRPGDSAPLEQTICQRILDGRMPNVVRDVSAVRDAQGLPRNFEGMGTHIGVPVRMADGTLYGMLCGFNMSGVTELDERDVRRLEVAAGAAARLLASADGREHPPSDPALA